The following proteins are encoded in a genomic region of Leucoraja erinacea ecotype New England chromosome 21, Leri_hhj_1, whole genome shotgun sequence:
- the LOC129707181 gene encoding tumor necrosis factor receptor superfamily member 5-like isoform X1: MMCSRALFCCIVLLFQCCQLVSSSNCNPENQYAKFGKCCQKCSPGMYVSSECTQDKDTECQHCGPDRYQSQWNTLHHCQMHKICTSNGGFVVEKIGTSTSDTVCQCQVGKHCVNKDCEICEVNRVCEPGYGVVRRAESGNFTVPVCEMCEAGYYSNVSSNLEPCRKWNDCGSLQMLVNGTTTKDVECGTLETPSKVVLVVIIALLSTVLTAIVLSFAIYSAHNQENRTKIRGIITRLVKCSSEIQYPVQELTENGNIVTTAGEDDKSPDVMTELLPV, encoded by the exons TGTTGTCAACTTGTCTCGAGCAGTAACTGCAACCCTGAAAACCAATACGCAAAATTTGGCAAGTGCTGCCAGAAGTGTTCGCCTG GCATGTACGTGAGCAGTGAATGCACACAGGACAAGGACACGGAATGCCAGCACTGTGGTCCTGATCGTTACCAGTCCCAGTGGAACACATTGCACCACTGCCAGATGCACAAAATCTGCACCAGTA ATGGAGGATTTGTGGTGGAAAAGATTGGCACCAGTACCAGTGATACAGTCTGTCAGTGCCAGGTTGGGAAGCACTGTGTCAATAAGGACTGTGAGATCTGTGAAGTGAACAGAGTGTGTGAACCTGGCTACGGAGTTGTGCGCAGAGCAG AGAGTGGAAATTTCACGGTCCCCGTGTGCGAGATGTGTGAGGCTGGATATTACTCGAATGTATCTTCTAACCTGGAACCCTGCAGGAAATGGAACGA CTGTGGTTCACTCCAGATGCTGGTGAATGGAACAACAACAAAAGATGTGGAATGTG GGACACTGGAAACTCCATCCAAAGTGGTCTTAGTTGTGATCATTGCACTCCTCAGTACAGTACTTACTGCCATCGTACTATCCTTCGCTATTTACTCTGCACACAATCAAG AGAATCGGACCAAGATACGGGGCATTATTACCAGGCTG GTGAAGTGCAGCAGCGAAATTCAATATCCGGTCCAGGAGCTGACGGAGAATGGGAATATAGTGACCACAGCTGGGGAGGATGACAAGAGCCCGGATGTGATGACTGAGCTTCTGCCGGTGTAG
- the LOC129707181 gene encoding tumor necrosis factor receptor superfamily member 5-like isoform X2, translating to MYVSSECTQDKDTECQHCGPDRYQSQWNTLHHCQMHKICTSNGGFVVEKIGTSTSDTVCQCQVGKHCVNKDCEICEVNRVCEPGYGVVRRAESGNFTVPVCEMCEAGYYSNVSSNLEPCRKWNDCGSLQMLVNGTTTKDVECGTLETPSKVVLVVIIALLSTVLTAIVLSFAIYSAHNQENRTKIRGIITRLVKCSSEIQYPVQELTENGNIVTTAGEDDKSPDVMTELLPV from the exons ATGTACGTGAGCAGTGAATGCACACAGGACAAGGACACGGAATGCCAGCACTGTGGTCCTGATCGTTACCAGTCCCAGTGGAACACATTGCACCACTGCCAGATGCACAAAATCTGCACCAGTA ATGGAGGATTTGTGGTGGAAAAGATTGGCACCAGTACCAGTGATACAGTCTGTCAGTGCCAGGTTGGGAAGCACTGTGTCAATAAGGACTGTGAGATCTGTGAAGTGAACAGAGTGTGTGAACCTGGCTACGGAGTTGTGCGCAGAGCAG AGAGTGGAAATTTCACGGTCCCCGTGTGCGAGATGTGTGAGGCTGGATATTACTCGAATGTATCTTCTAACCTGGAACCCTGCAGGAAATGGAACGA CTGTGGTTCACTCCAGATGCTGGTGAATGGAACAACAACAAAAGATGTGGAATGTG GGACACTGGAAACTCCATCCAAAGTGGTCTTAGTTGTGATCATTGCACTCCTCAGTACAGTACTTACTGCCATCGTACTATCCTTCGCTATTTACTCTGCACACAATCAAG AGAATCGGACCAAGATACGGGGCATTATTACCAGGCTG GTGAAGTGCAGCAGCGAAATTCAATATCCGGTCCAGGAGCTGACGGAGAATGGGAATATAGTGACCACAGCTGGGGAGGATGACAAGAGCCCGGATGTGATGACTGAGCTTCTGCCGGTGTAG